The Thalassotalea psychrophila genome window below encodes:
- the norR gene encoding nitric oxide reductase transcriptional regulator NorR: MNEITSNALLQLAIDLTNSVSSNDRFDRLLDTVRKTIACDAVALLSFHHDLLKPIAQQGLTKDTLGRRFYIKEHPRFEVLCNSSTAVRFSADSTLPDPYDGLLADREGDLPVHACMGIPLYFNDKLLGLLTIDSLTPHVFDNIPSRTLDVITSIAANTLNTALLLEQLESRAIHNQKVVNELTQEALKRDGGEIIGYSASITRLKNEIKIVAPSDFNILIYGETGVGKELVARTLHQQSNRATAPLVYVNCAALPENLIESELFGHIKGAFTGAEQNRAGKFLIADGGTLFLDEIGELPLSAQSKILRAIQNNEIQPVGQDKVEQVDVRIFAATNRNLKTEVDAGRFRADLYHRLSVYPVTVEPLREREGDIVLLIGYFIENTRRKLGIVQLKASLDAITYLSNYDWPGNVRELEHVISRAALKASARQRNASVVNIEKQDCGSLLSLLKKDLQGNVIDTALSSVSEQMVEENINLREATENFQRRLITKILTEENGNWAATARRLSTDRGNLNRAAKRLNIQVTKVVN, encoded by the coding sequence ATGAATGAAATAACCTCAAATGCACTGCTGCAGCTTGCGATTGATTTAACTAACAGCGTGAGTTCGAATGATCGATTCGATCGTTTACTTGATACCGTAAGAAAAACTATTGCCTGTGATGCGGTGGCCTTACTCTCATTTCATCATGATTTATTGAAGCCAATCGCTCAACAAGGGTTAACTAAAGACACATTAGGCAGACGATTCTATATTAAAGAACACCCTAGATTTGAAGTACTTTGCAATTCATCCACTGCAGTGAGGTTTTCGGCAGATAGCACTCTACCTGATCCTTATGACGGTCTACTTGCTGACAGAGAAGGTGATTTACCTGTGCATGCGTGTATGGGGATACCATTGTACTTTAACGATAAATTATTAGGTTTACTCACCATAGACAGCCTAACCCCACATGTATTCGATAATATTCCAAGCAGAACATTAGATGTAATCACTTCAATCGCTGCTAACACTCTTAATACTGCCTTACTGCTTGAACAACTGGAAAGCAGAGCCATCCATAATCAAAAAGTTGTGAACGAACTCACTCAAGAAGCATTAAAAAGAGACGGAGGTGAAATTATTGGCTACAGCGCCAGCATAACTAGACTAAAGAATGAAATAAAAATAGTGGCGCCCTCAGATTTTAATATTTTGATCTATGGTGAAACAGGCGTGGGAAAGGAGTTGGTAGCAAGAACACTGCATCAGCAGTCCAATAGAGCAACAGCACCTTTAGTTTATGTTAATTGTGCAGCTCTTCCTGAAAATTTAATTGAAAGTGAGTTGTTTGGTCATATTAAAGGTGCGTTTACCGGCGCCGAACAAAATCGAGCTGGTAAATTTTTAATTGCCGATGGCGGAACCTTGTTCCTAGATGAAATTGGCGAACTACCACTCAGCGCACAGAGTAAGATATTGCGAGCAATTCAAAACAATGAAATACAACCCGTAGGGCAGGATAAAGTAGAACAAGTTGACGTACGTATATTCGCGGCGACGAACCGAAATTTAAAAACAGAAGTTGATGCGGGGCGTTTTCGCGCCGATTTATATCATCGCCTAAGTGTGTATCCGGTCACCGTTGAACCACTACGTGAACGCGAAGGTGATATTGTATTACTGATTGGTTACTTTATCGAAAACACTAGGCGCAAATTAGGCATCGTGCAATTAAAAGCTTCGCTAGACGCGATTACCTATTTGAGTAATTATGATTGGCCTGGCAATGTAAGAGAGTTAGAGCATGTGATTAGTCGCGCAGCTTTAAAAGCGAGTGCACGCCAAAGAAATGCAAGTGTCGTAAACATAGAAAAGCAGGACTGCGGAAGCTTACTCAGTTTATTAAAAAAAGATTTGCAGGGTAATGTAATCGACACCGCGTTAAGCTCTGTTTCAGAACAAATGGTCGAAGAAAATATTAACCTAAGAGAGGCTACAGAAAATTTTCAGCGTAGGTTAATAACTAAAATATTAACAGAAGAAAACGGCAATTGGGCAGCAACTGCCAGACGTTTATCTACCGACAGAGGCAACTTAAATAGAGCGGCAAAACGTTTAAACATACAGGTGACTAAAGTCGTTAATTAG
- a CDS encoding FMN-binding glutamate synthase family protein yields MTIMQKFYWLVATVGNLIAFVLFINNAGVFEFVFITITLLYSIVGYYDQFYSKHTLNRLYPVVAYIRYFLESYRVEIQQYFIANDTEERPFNREQRSLVYQRAKNVRDTIGYGTQRNLVEENYLSLFHSMHPKTVQEQAQKVTFGGPDCLQPYLVSYLNISAMSFGSLSANAIEALNLGAKKAGCFHNTGEGGASPYHLNHGGDLVWQIGSGFFGCRDDEGNFNPDTFAIMANKPQVKMIEIKLSQGAKPGHGGVLPAAKITDEIAAIRHIKKGKDCVSPAINPECTTPKALLNFVKTLRDLSEGKPIGFKLCIGNPVEFLGLCKAMLETGIYPDFITVDGAEGGTGAAPIEFANRLGMTCLEGVNFVHNALTGIGLRDKIKIIGSGITASSFDLLSKIAVGADTVNAARTMMMSIGCIQTRHCNTNLCPTGIATQDPVRSKAINVTEKSERVRNFHHNTLESFFELVGSMGLDDPVKLTPNMVKRRTPYGLLMSTGGLVEPLAEQSLLTDSKEDGIWQKWWHQASSETFYADDVYIITPAEIRTQHTKSK; encoded by the coding sequence ATGACCATAATGCAGAAATTTTACTGGCTTGTTGCAACTGTCGGTAACCTTATCGCATTTGTGTTATTTATTAATAATGCTGGCGTATTTGAGTTTGTATTTATTACGATTACTTTGCTTTATTCCATCGTGGGATATTATGATCAGTTTTACAGTAAGCATACTCTGAATCGCTTATATCCAGTAGTCGCTTATATCCGTTATTTTCTTGAGTCATACCGAGTTGAAATTCAGCAGTATTTCATTGCCAACGACACTGAAGAACGTCCATTTAACCGCGAGCAACGTTCACTCGTTTATCAACGTGCAAAGAATGTTAGAGATACAATTGGCTATGGTACGCAGAGAAATTTAGTAGAAGAAAACTACCTTAGTTTATTTCATTCAATGCACCCAAAAACAGTGCAAGAACAAGCTCAGAAAGTGACTTTTGGAGGGCCTGATTGCCTGCAACCATACTTAGTGTCTTATTTAAATATATCGGCGATGAGCTTTGGATCTCTTAGTGCAAATGCCATTGAAGCACTTAATTTAGGGGCGAAAAAGGCCGGCTGTTTTCATAATACAGGTGAAGGTGGCGCTAGTCCTTATCATCTTAATCATGGCGGCGATTTGGTCTGGCAAATTGGCTCCGGATTTTTTGGCTGTCGAGATGATGAAGGCAACTTCAACCCTGACACTTTTGCAATAATGGCCAATAAACCACAAGTTAAAATGATAGAAATTAAACTCTCACAAGGCGCAAAACCAGGGCATGGTGGTGTATTACCCGCGGCTAAAATAACCGATGAAATTGCCGCCATTCGTCACATTAAAAAAGGTAAAGATTGCGTCTCTCCTGCAATCAACCCTGAATGTACAACGCCTAAGGCGTTGCTAAACTTTGTTAAAACACTACGTGATTTAAGTGAAGGTAAGCCAATAGGATTTAAATTATGTATTGGCAATCCTGTCGAGTTTCTTGGGTTATGTAAAGCAATGTTAGAAACGGGAATTTATCCTGATTTTATTACTGTTGATGGCGCTGAAGGCGGCACGGGTGCTGCACCAATTGAATTTGCTAATCGTCTTGGCATGACCTGCCTTGAAGGTGTTAACTTCGTACATAATGCATTAACCGGGATCGGCTTGCGCGATAAAATTAAAATCATCGGCTCTGGCATAACGGCATCGAGTTTTGATTTATTATCTAAAATTGCCGTCGGTGCAGATACAGTTAATGCTGCGCGAACCATGATGATGTCGATAGGTTGTATTCAAACTCGACATTGTAATACCAATTTATGCCCAACCGGCATTGCTACACAAGATCCTGTACGTAGTAAAGCAATTAACGTGACGGAGAAAAGTGAGCGAGTACGTAATTTCCATCACAATACCTTAGAAAGCTTTTTTGAATTAGTCGGCAGTATGGGACTAGATGACCCGGTTAAACTTACGCCTAATATGGTCAAACGACGTACACCTTATGGATTGCTGATGTCTACTGGTGGCCTGGTTGAGCCACTTGCTGAACAGAGCTTATTAACAGACTCCAAAGAAGATGGAATTTGGCAGAAATGGTGGCACCAAGCCAGTAGTGAGACCTTTTATGCGGATGACGTTTATATCATTACCCCCGCAGAAATAAGAACACAGCACACTAAAAGTAAATGA
- a CDS encoding DUF1214 domain-containing protein — protein MNKLLINSMVAATLTLATVASSFSHATVNSDATVNQASEIMVNDENFIRADSNEQFAKYVKALGAFGKLHHNRGLYDLDNQITVRANLDTIYSFGVFDLSSPLTITMPNNEGKYQSLMSISQDHSITSFYEGTHTLSEESIGSRYVFLAIRTFVDPADEASLAQAHKLQNAITYKQANIGEFSVPTYDAKSLTAMRSKYNALASKLPTTRGFFGDIKEIDPTLHKYGAAYGWGGLPEKDAIYEGVTVAKNDGKTPYSLTVKDVPVDAFWSISVYNKDGYYTKNEAGINVLNGVTSEKNADGSVTINFGNKGAINNIDITEGWNYTIRLYQPREAILSGEWTFPAATEVK, from the coding sequence ATGAATAAATTACTTATAAACTCTATGGTTGCAGCAACATTAACGCTTGCAACTGTTGCCAGCTCTTTTTCACATGCGACAGTAAATTCTGACGCAACAGTTAATCAAGCGTCAGAAATTATGGTTAATGATGAAAACTTTATTCGTGCCGATTCGAATGAACAATTTGCCAAATACGTAAAAGCCTTGGGCGCTTTTGGTAAGCTTCATCACAACCGCGGTTTATATGATTTAGACAATCAAATAACTGTGCGTGCCAACTTGGATACCATTTATTCTTTTGGTGTATTTGACTTATCAAGTCCGTTAACCATTACCATGCCAAATAACGAAGGTAAGTATCAATCGCTAATGTCTATTAGCCAAGATCACTCTATCACTTCGTTTTACGAAGGTACTCACACGTTAAGCGAAGAAAGCATTGGCAGCCGCTATGTCTTTTTAGCGATTCGTACGTTTGTCGATCCAGCGGATGAAGCTAGCTTGGCGCAAGCACATAAACTGCAAAATGCCATTACCTATAAACAAGCTAATATTGGCGAGTTTTCAGTACCTACGTACGACGCAAAAAGTTTAACTGCGATGCGTTCTAAGTACAATGCACTGGCCAGTAAATTGCCAACAACTCGTGGATTCTTTGGTGATATTAAAGAAATTGACCCTACGTTACACAAGTATGGCGCTGCTTACGGTTGGGGTGGTTTGCCTGAAAAAGATGCAATTTATGAAGGTGTTACCGTTGCAAAAAATGATGGTAAAACGCCATATTCTTTAACGGTTAAAGACGTGCCTGTTGATGCATTTTGGTCAATTAGTGTTTATAACAAAGATGGCTATTACACTAAAAATGAAGCAGGAATCAACGTACTTAATGGCGTGACCTCTGAGAAAAACGCGGACGGTAGCGTCACTATTAACTTTGGTAACAAAGGTGCAATCAATAACATCGATATTACTGAAGGTTGGAATTACACCATACGTTTATATCAACCGAGAGAAGCTATTTTATCGGGTGAATGGACATTCCCTGCGGCAACAGAAGTTAAGTAA
- a CDS encoding DUF1254 domain-containing protein, whose product MNKLLLSSIIIASLSLSACSASDSKEQTTVISSDVTAVTVTKENYPTIETSRQFAIQVKNTGGVNKLDRFNGTTQVDNQPVIRMNQDTVYTMGVVDVSEGATVTLPEVGERFMSLQFVDADHYIYPAEYGAGTYDIPQNTDYVYVLIRIAAETGTDEETALISKLQEQIKINANSAKPYTPINYNKASLAATHKELLAEFMTGKHDPLTMFNVKGVVNEEARQVGAAIGWAGGQKRDNVWSMRPDSTDFSCQSTTFEDPQNSGGFWSITVYDKNGFLFTPNNINSYNAVKSADGTYTVRFGCDGQENNININNDTGTWNAIMRAYRPSPLVQSGQWQPLKHVK is encoded by the coding sequence ATGAATAAATTATTATTAAGCTCAATTATTATCGCCAGTTTATCTCTGTCGGCATGTTCCGCGAGCGACTCAAAAGAACAAACTACAGTAATAAGCTCAGATGTAACTGCGGTGACAGTTACTAAAGAAAATTATCCAACTATTGAAACGTCGCGCCAGTTTGCCATTCAGGTAAAAAATACTGGCGGCGTTAATAAACTAGATAGATTCAACGGTACTACTCAGGTTGATAACCAACCGGTTATTCGTATGAACCAAGATACGGTTTATACCATGGGTGTAGTCGATGTGTCAGAAGGCGCAACGGTTACCTTGCCAGAAGTGGGTGAACGATTCATGAGTTTACAGTTTGTTGATGCGGACCATTATATTTACCCTGCTGAATATGGCGCTGGCACCTACGACATTCCGCAAAACACTGATTATGTTTATGTGTTAATCAGAATCGCTGCAGAAACAGGAACCGATGAAGAAACAGCGTTGATCAGCAAGCTGCAAGAGCAAATCAAAATTAATGCAAATTCGGCTAAGCCTTATACGCCGATTAATTATAACAAAGCATCGCTTGCGGCAACCCATAAAGAATTACTTGCCGAATTCATGACTGGTAAACATGACCCACTAACCATGTTTAACGTTAAAGGTGTGGTTAATGAAGAAGCACGCCAAGTAGGCGCTGCTATTGGCTGGGCTGGTGGTCAAAAAAGAGACAATGTTTGGTCTATGCGTCCTGATTCTACTGATTTTAGCTGTCAATCAACCACGTTTGAAGACCCGCAAAACAGTGGTGGTTTTTGGTCTATTACTGTGTACGACAAAAACGGATTTTTATTCACACCTAACAACATAAACTCCTACAATGCCGTTAAAAGCGCAGATGGTACCTATACGGTTAGATTTGGTTGTGACGGTCAAGAAAACAACATTAACATTAACAACGACACTGGCACTTGGAATGCAATTATGCGCGCCTATCGTCCATCTCCATTGGTGCAATCAGGTCAATGGCAACCACTTAAACACGTAAAGTAA